A single genomic interval of Demequina sp. NBRC 110054 harbors:
- a CDS encoding dienelactone hydrolase family protein, which yields MATVVLIHSALGLTPTVLAWADDLRAEGHDVIVPDLYGGDTYEDLDAGVERADAVPLSEHVAAVRDAIADHGGLGQNPVYAGFSLGAAVAEVLALTDPDARGVILMHGAMSPQWIDAASWGDSLTGQLHYAIDDPWCEAQELQAFVRFAPEGALEEFKYDGSTHLFAFAGLPVYDKYQGALMHDRVIEFLAEL from the coding sequence ATGGCCACCGTCGTCCTCATCCATTCCGCGCTCGGCCTCACGCCCACTGTCCTCGCGTGGGCCGACGATCTTCGTGCCGAAGGGCATGACGTGATCGTCCCCGACCTCTACGGAGGCGACACCTACGAGGACCTCGACGCGGGCGTCGAGCGCGCTGATGCCGTGCCGCTGAGCGAGCACGTCGCCGCGGTGCGCGACGCGATCGCGGATCACGGCGGTCTCGGCCAGAACCCCGTCTACGCGGGCTTCTCCCTGGGAGCCGCGGTCGCCGAGGTGCTCGCGCTGACCGACCCGGATGCGCGCGGCGTGATCCTCATGCACGGCGCGATGTCGCCGCAGTGGATCGATGCCGCCTCGTGGGGCGACAGCCTCACGGGCCAGCTGCACTACGCGATCGACGATCCGTGGTGCGAGGCGCAGGAGCTGCAGGCCTTCGTGCGCTTCGCCCCCGAGGGTGCGCTCGAGGAGTTCAAGTACGACGGCTCGACGCATCTGTTCGCGTTCGCGGGCCTGCCCGTGTACGACAAGTACCAGGGTGCCCTGATGCACGACCGGGTGATCGAGTTCCTGGCCGAGCTCTAG
- a CDS encoding VOC family protein, whose protein sequence is MAKVSTYLNFDGTCEEAFAFYKEVFGTQYSAPLTRKSSLPSGDGLPAVPPEEAAGVLHVALPLLGGHEIMGTDISPSMGHMLRLGNAMSINLECDDLAQLNHLFFGLSEAALEASNPAPMPWGQHFATVQDRFGIRWMLVAPVEAARDASPA, encoded by the coding sequence ATGGCCAAGGTCAGCACGTATCTCAACTTCGACGGCACCTGCGAGGAGGCCTTCGCGTTCTACAAGGAGGTCTTCGGGACGCAGTACTCCGCTCCATTGACGCGGAAGTCATCCCTCCCCTCGGGCGACGGTCTGCCGGCCGTCCCGCCGGAGGAGGCCGCCGGGGTGCTCCACGTCGCGCTGCCTTTGCTCGGCGGCCACGAGATCATGGGTACAGACATCTCGCCGAGCATGGGCCACATGCTGAGGCTCGGCAACGCGATGTCGATCAATCTCGAGTGCGATGACTTGGCGCAGCTCAACCACCTGTTTTTCGGGCTCTCCGAGGCCGCGCTCGAGGCCTCCAACCCGGCGCCGATGCCGTGGGGGCAGCACTTCGCGACCGTGCAGGACAGGTTCGGCATCCGATGGATGCTCGTCGCGCCTGTCGAGGCGGCGCGCGACGCCTCACCCGCGTAG
- a CDS encoding carbohydrate-binding domain-containing protein — protein MKFPRRPALAFASLAATSALLLAGCTSDTTDSSDSASGSDTTTSESSDSSTETVSSAVAEGEATYDDIDLPDVDLSPDASSATEITLADGASSGGDGVSVDGDTITITAAGTYVLSGELSDGQIVVDVADGDVTLILDGVDITSDGAPAITVDDADNLILYTASGSTNYVSDTGTYDDTDEDTGGAAIYSTADLFLAGEGTLVVDAGRNDGITSKDSLVIASGTYEVSAADDGIRGKDHLIILDGTVTVDATGDALKSDNEADEDEPDRYVGIVWIAGGTIDLTAGTDGIDAANQVTIEGGDMTVDAGDDGIHSEVYLRIGDAEIDILNSYEGLEAAVIYLDSGAVSIVSSDDGINGSDGSGSSEMGGMGGGGGGMGGGPGSHGASDTSGSDDSTTAETADYSTATDTTETETVADDSTTVSVEVYISGGTYLIDADGDGLDSNGTITMTGGTVVISGPEDSGNGAIDYNGTFDIDGGTIAASGSSGMAEAPDGGDQAVLGMTFGSSVTEGTVISVVDSDGELVMSFTTEKLSASLILSSAELESGETYTVYADGEVSGGEEVGPLTIGGTLSGGEELGTLTAS, from the coding sequence ATGAAGTTCCCCCGCAGGCCCGCGCTGGCCTTCGCCTCCCTCGCCGCGACGAGCGCGCTTCTGCTCGCCGGCTGCACCTCGGACACGACCGACTCGTCGGACTCGGCGAGCGGCTCCGACACGACGACCTCCGAGTCCTCGGACTCGTCGACGGAGACCGTGTCGAGCGCGGTCGCCGAGGGTGAGGCGACCTACGACGACATCGACCTCCCCGACGTCGACCTGTCCCCCGACGCGTCCTCGGCGACCGAGATCACCCTCGCCGACGGCGCCTCCTCGGGCGGGGACGGCGTCTCCGTCGACGGCGACACCATCACGATCACCGCGGCTGGCACGTACGTGCTGTCCGGCGAGCTCTCCGACGGCCAGATCGTCGTCGACGTCGCCGACGGCGACGTCACCCTGATCCTCGACGGCGTCGACATCACGAGCGACGGCGCGCCGGCGATCACGGTCGACGACGCGGACAACCTCATCCTCTACACGGCGTCGGGCAGCACCAACTACGTCTCCGACACCGGCACGTACGACGACACCGACGAGGACACGGGCGGCGCCGCGATCTACTCGACCGCGGACCTGTTCCTCGCGGGCGAGGGCACCCTCGTGGTCGACGCCGGGCGCAACGACGGCATCACGTCCAAGGACTCGCTCGTCATCGCCTCCGGCACGTACGAGGTGAGCGCGGCCGACGACGGCATCCGTGGCAAGGACCACCTGATCATCCTCGACGGCACCGTCACGGTCGACGCGACCGGCGACGCGCTGAAGTCCGACAACGAGGCCGACGAGGACGAGCCCGACCGCTACGTCGGCATCGTCTGGATCGCTGGCGGCACGATCGACCTGACCGCCGGCACCGACGGGATCGACGCGGCCAACCAGGTCACGATCGAGGGCGGCGACATGACGGTCGACGCCGGCGACGACGGCATCCACTCCGAGGTCTATCTGCGCATCGGCGACGCCGAGATCGACATCCTCAACTCGTATGAGGGCCTCGAGGCCGCCGTGATCTACCTCGACTCGGGCGCCGTCAGCATCGTCTCGAGCGATGACGGCATCAACGGCTCCGACGGCTCCGGCTCGTCCGAGATGGGCGGCATGGGCGGCGGCGGGGGCGGCATGGGCGGCGGACCCGGCAGCCACGGCGCTTCCGACACCTCCGGCTCGGACGACTCGACGACCGCGGAGACCGCCGACTACTCGACCGCCACCGACACCACCGAGACCGAGACGGTCGCCGATGACTCGACGACGGTCAGCGTCGAGGTCTACATCTCAGGCGGCACGTACCTCATCGACGCCGACGGCGATGGGCTCGACTCGAACGGGACCATCACGATGACCGGCGGCACCGTCGTCATCTCCGGACCCGAGGACAGCGGCAACGGCGCGATCGACTACAACGGCACGTTCGACATCGACGGCGGCACGATCGCCGCGTCGGGCTCGTCCGGCATGGCCGAGGCGCCCGACGGCGGCGACCAGGCGGTGCTCGGCATGACCTTCGGCTCCAGCGTCACGGAGGGCACCGTGATCTCGGTGGTCGACTCGGACGGCGAGCTCGTGATGTCGTTCACGACCGAGAAGCTGTCCGCCTCGCTCATCCTGTCCTCCGCCGAGCTCGAGTCGGGGGAGACCTACACCGTGTACGCCGACGGCGAGGTCTCCGGTGGCGAGGAGGTCGGACCGCTGACGATCGGCGGCACGCTCTCCGGCGGCGAGGAGCTCGGCACTCTGACCGCATCCTGA
- a CDS encoding VTC domain-containing protein, protein MTTAAWESQIATLDSIGLDELEETAAMLTRVDRKYLIEPGVWAEVVSSLHDSVRVLEIDGRRAFRYESVYYDTDDLRMYREAAHRRPRRTKVRTRRYLDTGISAIEVKQREASGATVKSRRMLDELPDLSGGLTSEALDFVEEFPRLASVAGVLRPSLTTTYLRTTLVTPDGRVTVDTDVAAHDPAGNSVAYDERLIVETKVTRHAGEVDRALWARGIRPERVSKYCTSMAALRPDLPANRWARTLRRHVDGAAALAS, encoded by the coding sequence ATGACGACCGCCGCGTGGGAGTCGCAGATCGCGACTCTGGACAGCATCGGGCTCGACGAGCTCGAGGAGACGGCCGCGATGCTCACCCGGGTCGACCGCAAGTACCTGATCGAGCCGGGCGTGTGGGCTGAGGTCGTGAGCTCGCTGCACGACTCGGTCCGGGTGCTCGAGATCGACGGGCGCCGCGCCTTCCGCTACGAGTCCGTCTACTACGACACCGACGATCTGCGGATGTACCGCGAGGCCGCCCACCGTCGTCCCCGCCGCACGAAGGTCCGCACCCGCCGGTACCTCGACACTGGGATCTCCGCCATCGAGGTCAAGCAGCGCGAGGCCTCCGGTGCGACCGTGAAGTCGCGTCGCATGCTCGACGAGCTGCCCGACCTCTCGGGCGGGCTCACCTCCGAGGCGCTCGACTTCGTCGAGGAGTTCCCCCGCCTCGCGTCCGTCGCCGGAGTCCTCCGGCCGTCGCTCACGACCACGTACCTGCGGACGACGCTCGTCACCCCCGACGGTCGCGTCACCGTCGATACCGACGTGGCCGCGCATGACCCGGCTGGCAACTCCGTCGCGTACGACGAGCGCCTCATCGTCGAGACCAAGGTGACCCGTCACGCGGGCGAGGTGGACCGTGCCCTGTGGGCGCGCGGCATCCGCCCCGAGCGCGTGAGCAAGTACTGCACGTCCATGGCCGCGCTGCGGCCCGACCTCCCCGCCAACCGCTGGGCCCGAACCCTGCGCCGTCACGTCGACGGTGCGGCCGCGCTCGCGAGCTGA